In the Bacteroidales bacterium genome, one interval contains:
- the rfaE2 gene encoding D-glycero-beta-D-manno-heptose 1-phosphate adenylyltransferase, producing MSKLAKIKSKIQSQESLTVLLNKWEQQKKKIVFTNGCFDILHRGHIEYLSKAADLGDILFIGVNTDASVSKIKGNNRPLQDEDSRLIILAALEFVDALILFDEETPLELIRKVQPHVLVKGADYKPEEIVGYDIVKARGGEIKTIEFLSGYSTTAIEQKIKEG from the coding sequence ATGAGTAAGCTAGCAAAAATCAAATCAAAAATCCAAAGTCAGGAATCTTTAACTGTTTTGTTAAATAAATGGGAACAGCAAAAAAAGAAAATTGTTTTTACTAATGGTTGTTTCGATATTTTGCATAGAGGTCATATCGAATATCTTTCTAAGGCAGCCGATTTAGGCGATATCCTTTTTATTGGGGTAAATACCGACGCTTCAGTTAGTAAGATAAAAGGGAATAACAGACCCTTGCAAGATGAGGATAGCCGACTGATTATTCTTGCTGCTTTAGAATTTGTCGATGCTCTTATACTTTTCGATGAAGAAACTCCTTTAGAATTAATTCGTAAGGTACAGCCACATGTTCTTGTAAAAGGTGCCGATTATAAACCGGAGGAAATTGTGGGTTACGATATTGTAAAAGCTCGAGGTGGAGAAATTAAAACAATAGAATTTTTATCGGGTTATTCTACCACTGCCATCGAACAAAAAATCAAAGAGGGATAA
- a CDS encoding flippase-like domain-containing protein, protein MKGIVISVLKYLFFIALGVALLFLAFRGLAFNELWEELKTANYWWFLVAIILAILSHIFRALRWNLLIEQMGYKTRTSTTFYSVMMGYLANLALPRLGEVTRCGFLSKKENIPFNALFGTVIAERVFDLVVLLFIIVMVVVTQIQIIGGFLNEILVKPFLGAYYGNFMVIIVVVLGLVLLILLSLFIFRKLKPWLKTTTVYGKIESFIDGFMDGLKSIAKLKQKILFFLYTFAIWLLYLLMIVLPFYAFAETSFLTFTDGITVLGIGSLGVVAPVPGGIGSYHFIITELLSQLYEVPVKAAAAYATANHAAQTIMIIVVGLISYILLILVKTKPRNE, encoded by the coding sequence GTGAAAGGAATAGTTATTTCTGTTTTAAAATATTTATTTTTTATTGCTCTTGGAGTAGCTCTATTATTTTTAGCTTTCCGTGGTTTGGCTTTTAATGAGCTTTGGGAAGAGCTAAAAACAGCAAATTATTGGTGGTTTTTGGTTGCAATTATTTTGGCCATTCTCAGCCACATTTTTAGAGCCCTTCGCTGGAATTTACTCATCGAACAAATGGGATATAAAACGCGTACTTCAACCACTTTTTACTCTGTTATGATGGGCTATTTGGCAAACTTAGCTCTTCCTCGTTTAGGAGAAGTTACCCGTTGTGGCTTTTTAAGTAAAAAAGAAAATATACCATTTAATGCATTATTCGGAACAGTAATAGCCGAACGTGTTTTTGATTTAGTGGTTTTACTGTTTATTATCGTTATGGTAGTAGTAACCCAAATTCAAATAATAGGTGGCTTTTTAAACGAAATTCTTGTTAAACCATTTTTGGGAGCATATTATGGCAATTTTATGGTAATAATTGTTGTTGTATTAGGCTTGGTTTTACTTATTTTACTTTCTCTTTTTATTTTTAGAAAACTAAAGCCTTGGTTAAAAACAACTACAGTTTATGGAAAAATAGAATCGTTTATCGATGGTTTTATGGATGGCTTGAAGAGTATTGCTAAACTCAAACAAAAGATACTGTTTTTCCTATATACTTTTGCTATCTGGCTTCTCTATCTTTTAATGATTGTTTTACCTTTTTACGCTTTTGCCGAAACTTCATTTTTAACTTTTACAGATGGGATAACCGTACTCGGAATAGGTAGTTTGGGGGTTGTAGCACCTGTCCCCGGAGGTATTGGGTCTTATCATTTTATTATAACTGAATTGCTAAGTCAATTATACGAAGTGCCGGTAAAAGCTGCGGCAGCATATGCAACGGCAAATCATGCCGCTCAAACAATAATGATTATAGTTGTTGGGTTGATATCTTATATTCTGTTAATTTTGGTGAAAACAAAACCCCGAAATGAGTAA
- a CDS encoding aspartate 1-decarboxylase, protein MYIEVLKSKIHRVGITEANLEYIGSITIDEDLMDAVNIIENERVHIYNITNGNRFDTYVIKGERASGVIGINGAAARKVAITDKIIIVSYASMDFEEAKKHKPLIIFPDDNNKIPL, encoded by the coding sequence ATGTATATTGAAGTTTTAAAATCTAAAATTCATCGTGTTGGTATTACAGAAGCCAATCTTGAATATATTGGTAGTATCACCATAGACGAAGATCTTATGGATGCTGTTAATATCATTGAAAATGAGCGTGTTCATATTTATAATATTACTAATGGAAATCGTTTTGATACTTACGTAATTAAAGGCGAACGTGCCAGTGGTGTAATTGGTATTAATGGAGCTGCTGCCCGTAAAGTTGCCATTACAGATAAGATTATTATCGTTTCTTATGCCAGTATGGATTTTGAAGAGGCTAAAAAGCATAAACCTTTGATTATCTTTCCCGACGATAATAACAAAATTCCGCTATAG